From the genome of Salvia miltiorrhiza cultivar Shanhuang (shh) unplaced genomic scaffold, IMPLAD_Smil_shh original_scaffold_233, whole genome shotgun sequence, one region includes:
- the LOC131003595 gene encoding serine/threonine-protein kinase D6PKL2-like produces the protein MTTSAHDPISLKVRFHDLSIDSSPSTDFCSSTPTASDETTSTEISDSFVDKQIDVKECAESETSCCNGGDANEASFRSLCPSKPHMANDRRWDAIQCVQSKDGELGLGHFKLLKKLGFGDIGSVYLAELRSMGCLFAMKVMDKGMLVSRKKVVRAQTERDILGLLDHPFLPTLYSHFETDKFSCLLMEFCSGGDLHLLRQRQPGKHFTEQAARFYASEVLLALEYLHMMGVVYRDLKPENVLVREDGHIMLSDFDLSLRCYVNPTLLTSGDGTSCTISSYCIQPSCIDPACKLPVCVEPSCFQPSCFKPRLFTSKAVKARGEGTRTRTRTRTPLVSSDSLPVLVAEPTAARSMSFVGTHEYLAPEIIRGDGHGSAVDWWTFGIFLYELLHGKTPFKGTGNRETLFNVVGQPLKFPEGSAISFAAKDLIRGLLAKDPQKRLGFKRGATEIKQHPFFENVNWALIRGTTPPQIPKPLDLASLNQTLKSSLLSSNKSATDSERSSGPYLDFEFF, from the exons ATGACCACCTCCGCCCACGACCCCATCTCCCTCAAGGTCAGGTTTCACGACCTCAGCATCGACTCCAGCCCCAGCACTGACTTCTGCAGCTCCACCCCCACCGCCTCCGACGAGACCACCTCCACCGAAATCAGCGACTCCTTCGTCGACAAGCAGATAGACGTCAAGGAATGCGCCGAGAGTGAGACCAGCTGCTGCAATGGCGGCGACGCCAACGAGGCCAGTTTTAGGAGTCTCTGCCCCTCCAAGCCGCACATGGCCAACGATAGGAGGTGGGATGCCATACAATGTGTGCAATCCAAGGATGGGGAGCTGGGATTAGGGCATTTCAAGCTGCTCAAGAAATTGGGATTTGGGGATATTGGGAGCGTTTATCTCGCGGAGTTGAGAAGCATGGGTTGCCTCTTTGCTATGAAAGTGATGGATAAAGGGATGCTGGTGAGTAGGAAGAAAGTGGTGAGGGCCCAAACTGAGAGAGATATTCTAGGTTTGTTGGATCACCCTTTTCTTCCTACTCTGTATTCGCATTTTGAAACGGACAAGTTCTCGTGCTTGCTCATGGAGTTTTGCAGCGGTGGCGACCTGCATTTGCTCCGCCAGCGCCAGCCCGGGAAGCATTTCACCGAGCAGGCTGcaag GTTTTATGCTTCGGAAGTACTGCTTGCGCTTGAGTATCTTCATATGATGGGAGTGGTGTATAGGGACTTGAAACCCGAAAACGTTCTCGTTAGGGAAGATGGGCACATCATGTTATCCGATTTTGATCTATCGTTGAGATGCTATGTGAATCCAACTCTCCTCACGTCCGGTGATGGTACATCTTGTACAATCTCCTCGTATTGCATCCAGCCGTCCTGCATTGATCCGGCCTGCAAACTGCCCGTTTGTGTCGAGCCTTCCTGTTTCCAGCCCTCGTGCTTCAAGCCTCGCCTCTTCACCTCAAAAGCAGTGAAAGCAAGAGGCGAGGGAACAAGGACAAGGACAAGGACAAGAACGCCTTTGGTGAGCTCGGATTCTCTCCCCGTGCTGGTTGCAGAGCCAACTGCTGCCCGATCCATGTCTTTTGTTGGGACACACGAGTACCTAGCCCCAGAGATTATCAGAGGAGACGGCCATGGCAGTGCTGTGGACTGGTGGACGTTTGGGATCTTCTTGTACGAGCTTCTTCATGGGAAGACGCCGTTCAAGGGCACTGGCAATAGAGAGACGTTGTTCAATGTTGTCGGGCAGCCCCTGAAGTTCCCGGAGGGCTCAGCGATCAGCTTCGCTGCCAAGGATCTGATTCGAGGACTGCTTGCAAAGGACCCTCAGAAGAGATTAGGATTCAAAAGGGGAGCCACAGAGATAAAGCAGCACCCTTTCTTTGAAAATGTGAACTGGGCACTCATCCGTGGCACGACGCCTCCTCAAATCCCTAAGCCGTTGGATCTCGCCTCGCTCAATCAGACGTTGAAGTCGTCGTTGCTGTCGAGTAACAAGAGTGCTACGGATTCAGAAAGGTCATCTGGCCCTTACTTAGACTTTGAATTTTTCTGA
- the LOC131003596 gene encoding pentatricopeptide repeat-containing protein At5g39680-like, whose amino-acid sequence MDIRKLLKASAEAKNLKFGKIIHAHLIVINQISRNRVIEKNSLINHYSKCGDLLSARVLFDKMRKRNVVSWGSMMSGYLQHGYAQEVVELCKHMVKVEKLSPNKHVLPMVLSSCSSCGLLDEGEQCHGYAFKSGLIFHQYVKNALVYLYTMCSHLKAAMRVLDSSPRLDLCTYNILLNGLLAQGDMNEASCVLRRMIEELEWSRWDGITCVNVFGVCGHLKDLILGRQVHGRLLKIGLDHDLFVGSATIDMYGKCGDVSSMRTVFDVLRARNEVTWTAALTAYSQNEWFEEALKLFLEMDRENVVPNEYTFAVLLNSCAGLSALGYGSSLHARVEKVGLKHDTVVGNALIYMASKCGLIDDAHSLFESMLDRDVISWNLMITGYSCHGLGMEALGVFQQMLSEGKQPSYVTFVGVLSACSLLGRVDEGFYYLNHMMREYSIEPGLEHYTCIVGLLGRARRLDEAEKFIRSNPIRQDVIAWRTLLNACLVHQNYGLGKKVADILLEIGPDDAGTCILMSNMHARAKRWDKASAVRKLMRERNTKKEPGLSWIEIRNDTHVFVSGDTNNVESVQIREKVKKLLAEIRTLGYVPDIVTGLHDVEEEQKEDWLSYHSEKLAIAYALMKSPPGAPIRVMKNLRMCDDCHSAAKYISKFTNRTIIVRDANRFHRFREGLCSCADYW is encoded by the coding sequence atggacatAAGAAAGCTTCTAAAAGCATCGGCCGAAGCGAAAAACCTCAAATTCGGCAAAATCATCCACGCCCATCTCATTGTTATCAACCAGATTTCACGAAACCGCGTGATCGAGAAGAACTCGTTGATCAATCACTATTCAAAATGCGGTGATTTATTGAGTGCACGCGTACTGTTCGACAAAATGCGCAAGAGGAATGTCGTTTCTTGGGGTAGCATGATGTCCGGGTATTTGCAGCATGGATACGCTCAGGAAGTTGTGGAGCTGTGCAAGCACATGGTTAAAGTTGAAAAACTAAGCCCAAATAAGCACGTGCTGCCGATGGTTCTTTCCTCGTGTTCCAGCTGTGGATTGCTGGATGAAGGCGAGCAATGTCACGGGTATGCATTTAAGTCTGGCTTGATATTTCATCAATATGTTAAGAATGCACTTGTTTACCTGTATACGATGTGTTCTCATCTGAAAGCGGCAATGCGAGTTCTTGATTCGTCTCCAAGATTGGATCTTTGCACCtataatattttgttgaatGGGCTTTTGGCACAGGGGGATATGAACGAGGCGTCTTGTGTTTTGCGTAGGATGATTGAGGAATTGGAGTGGAGTAGGTGGGATGGCATTACTTGTGTTAATGTTTTCGGTGTTTGTGGCCATCTTAAGGATTTGATATTGGGAAGACAAGTTCATGGAAGATTGTTGAAGATTGGTTTGGATCATGATTTGTTCGTGGGTAGCGCCACAATAGATATGTATGGAAAATGTGGCGATGTTTCATCGATGAGAACTGTTTTTGATGTGTTGAGAGCAAGAAATGAGGTCACTTGGACAGCTGCTCTAACTGCTTATTCGCAGAATGAATGGTTTGAAGAAGCGCTTAAGCTGTTTCTAGAAATGGACCGTGAAAATGTTGTACCAAATGAATACACATTTGCTGTGCTTTTGAACTCATGTGCTGGTTTGTCGGCTCTTGGGTATGGCAGTTCATTACATGCACGCGTTGAGAAGGTGGGGTTGAAGCATGACACTGTTGTTGGTAATGCTTTAATTTACATGGCTTCAAAATGTGGGCTCATTGATGATGCACATAGTTTGTTTGAGAGCATGTTAGATCGTGATGTCATATCATGGAATTTGATGATAACTGGTTACTCATGTCACGGGCTTGGCATGGAAGCCCTTGGTGTGTTTCAACAGATGTTGAGTGAAGGGAAGCAACCGAGTTATGTAACTTTTGTCGGGGTGCTCTCTGCTTGTAGCTTGTTGGGGCGAGTTGATGAAGGTTTCTATTATCTGAATCATATGATGAGAGAATACAGCATTGAACCCGGGTTAGAGCACTACACCTGCATTGTTGGGCTTCTTGGTAGGGCACGTAGGCTAGATGAGGCGGAGAAGTTCATTAGATCAAATCCAATAAGACAGGATGTTATTGCTTGGAGAACCTTGCTCAATGCTTGTCTCGTTCATCAGAACTATGGTTTAGGAAAGAAAGTTGCGGATATACTGCTGGAGATCGGCCCAGATGATGCTGGCACGTGTATCCTGATGTCGAATATGCACGCCAGAGCCAAGAGATGGGATAAAGCGTCTGCTGTGAGAAAATTGATGAGAGAAAGGAACACAAAAAAAGAGCCTGGTTTGAGCTGGATAGAAATTAGAAATGATACACATGTCTTTGTCTCGGGTGATACGAATAATGTGGAGTCTGTTCAAATTCGTGAGAAGGTGAAGAAATTGTTGGCTGAGATTAGAACTCTGGGTTATGTTCCAGATATTGTCACGGGGCTGCACGACGTGGAGGAGGAACAGAAAGAGGATTGGCTCAGTTATCACAGTGAGAAACTGGCCATAGCATATGCGCTCATGAAATCACCTCCCGGGGCACCCATTCGTGTCATGAAGAACCTTAGAATGTGCGATGATTGCCACTCTGCAGCTAAATACATCTCAAAGTTCACGAATAGAACCATAATTGTAAGAGATGCAAACCGGTTTCATCGTTTCAGAGAAGGTTTATGCTCGTGTGCTGACTACTGGTAA